TACAACCAATGATAGTGCCGACTCATGTCGGCCGGAAAGAGCAACGGCAATCATTTCCAGAGAACTTGCAACAGCAAATATCGACATATGTGCCCTTAGCGAAGTAAGACGTGAAGGAACCGGCAATATTGTAGAAGGAGATAACACCATCCACTGGAGTGGAGGCAACAAGAAAGAAGCTGGTGTTGGTTTCGCAGTTTCCAATAGCCTATCAAACATTACCCTTGATCTGAAACCTGTCTCAGAAAGGATTATGGTACTGCGACTCCATCTGAAATCAGGTGAATTTCTCAAACTTGTGAGTGTATATGGCCCTACTATGCAACGGTCTGACGAAGAAAAAGAACATTTTAATGAGTCTCTAAACGCAGTGGTAAATACAGATAAACAGGATCGCATCATCTTTCTTGGTGATTTATATGCCCGTGTTGGCAGTGATTGGGAATTGTGGCCCTATGTCCTAGGTAAACACGGTATCGGTAAAATGAACTCGAACGGTTTAATGCTTCTCGAATTCTGTACTCAAAACCATCTTACGGTAATGGGATCGTTTTTTCAGCTCCGTGCTCAATTGAAATCAACATGGCAACATCCCAGATCAAAGCACTGGCATCAACTGGACCATGTCATTGCAAATAAATCTGCAAAACTAGCAATTAACGTTGTCAAAGCAAATATAGAGGCTGATTGTTTTACCGATCACAGGCTGATCGTTTGTAAGTGCTCCTTCTCcttgaaaaggaaaaggaaagaagagaaGCCAACTGTAAAGCCCAAGATAGCAATGACACCTGAAAAGATCGATTATCTTCAATGTTATCTTACTGATAAACTttctcaaatgaagatatgatcctcgcacttgctggacaatttaagcaattgtctcatgaacctgaaaaattcaggtgactcaacgggattcgaacccatgacctctgcgatgccggtgcagtgctctaaccaactgagctatgaagtcacacagtggagagcaggtcaattcgttgggctcatgttttcccgtgaaagaaatgttatatgcagtgcggtgtttgaaatcaaatgaagatatgatcctcgcacttgctgcaATTTCCTCGGACTCTCATGCAATTTCGAGGTCTTCCTTGAGTCACTGGAAGCTCAACTCTCCCTGACCTTCTCTGTCTCGTTAAGCATTGCTGAGAGGCGACCGCTGATACCTCTGACCTCAATAATTTGTTCAGAAGCTTGCTCCATGTACATACGCATAACGGTACGACTGCCTTGCGTTGCAATCAAATCCTGTAGTTGTTGAAAGCTTCTCGTAGCCCCTCGATGAGCAAGACGTAGTTCACGCTTGGTCGCTTTAAGTTCTTCTTCTGTTAGGGGGAGCTGTTAATCAATGATCTGTGTTCCTTCGTTTTCCATCACTTGTCCGTCTCCGGCATCAAAATCACCTAAGGCCTGGGTTAAACGTCGTACTTCACATAAGCTGAACTCAATTCAACTAATCTCCATGAATTAAGTATGGCGTTTGACCCAATTAACTTTGACTGGTTTTATTTGGATCAGCTAAGGCATTCTTCACGGCCACTCCAGGCAGGAATAATGGCTGAAGATTGCCTTTGGGTCAAATGCTGATCTTCACATGAGCCAAACCAAACGCATAATCATGTTAATGTATGAGACAGCCTCAATCTCtgtaatttttgcaaaagaGCATGCGCAGATGTTGGTTTCAGATTCAACATCGCCGCGTTTTGAGCAATTGTCAACAAACGCTACCCAGACGATGAAGACTCTTGTATGTCCTGTTTAACAATGACAAAATATTGTTGCCTGCCCTGCAAATGGGCTTTGTGCAACAAATGTTCAGTGCCCAAAGAGAATGAAGATACTCCCCGCTGGAAACCTGAAAAGAGCAGTGCTTACTGTGAACCTTGTTGGAAGCAAGTCGCAGGAAACAACAGCgggaaaccaaaaccaaacctCACACAAGGAAGATCTGTTCCCCTCATATGTaagtaattatttcatcttaATTTGTAGTTATTATAAACTGACTAGTCAAGTTTGCTGTCAAAGTGTCGATACAAGTTATGGACTATCATCTTCACACGAACAGTGccgtttttttctcttttttttttctggtttccAATTTACAGTTTCGGAACTAGCAATTTTTTTGTGTCTTCC
The nucleotide sequence above comes from Acropora muricata isolate sample 2 chromosome 12, ASM3666990v1, whole genome shotgun sequence. Encoded proteins:
- the LOC136893853 gene encoding craniofacial development protein 2-like, encoding MVINSNDSDNATAFEVTDAPHSTVVVKSGRIPYNHRKQVLNLAAWNVRTTNDSADSCRPERATAIISRELATANIDICALSEVRREGTGNIVEGDNTIHWSGGNKKEAGVGFAVSNSLSNITLDLKPVSERIMVLRLHLKSGEFLKLVSVYGPTMQRSDEEKEHFNESLNAVVNTDKQDRIIFLGDLYARVGSDWELWPYVLGKHGIGKMNSNGLMLLEFCTQNHLTVMGSFFQLRAQLKSTWQHPRSKHWHQLDHVIANKSAKLAINVVKANIEADCFTDHRLIVCKCSFSLKRKRKEEKPTVKPKIAMTPEKIDYLQCYLTDKLSQMKI